The genomic window GCATGATCAAGCTAAGCCTGCAATAAACCACCAAAGCAATCAAATAATAAGCAAACATTTCGACACCGCCGCACAAAGCCCCATGGTTCGGCACACCGTATATGCGGCGGTACACGGCCCGTCCGGCCCTAGGACCCCGTCCGGCCCTAGGACAAATCAAAGCTCACTACCGTTAAGTAATGAGCTTTGATTCCCTATAGAATTATGAAAGGATCATGTTAATGATCTCGTGTATTTCTTACTGTAGCTATATAATAACACCCCAACGTGAACCGAATGTGAACTATGGGGCATATCACAAAGCTTTTTAATAAATAAACGTAAAATCTTCCCCAAAAAATCAGACGCAATTTGTGCATAACGCACAACCATTATAAAAATACCTCAGAAAAGGAGAAATCAATATGTTTCAGATACTCGTAGTAGAAGATGACGCCAGCCTGCGCCGTCTTATGTCAGCAGCACTCAAACAGCACGGCTATACCCCCTATACAGCCAACGACGGTGTGGAAGCTCTCGACCTGCTCGATAAGACAAATATCGACATGATAATATCAGACATAATGATGCCTAACATGGACGGCTATGAGCTTACAAGACAGCTGCGCCGTGCAGGGTTCAATATGCCTATCCTTATGGTGACAGCCAAGGAAGCCTTTGAGGACAAGCAGGAGGGCTTTATGGCCGGCACTGACGACTATATGGTAAAGCCGATAGACATAAACGAGATGATACTGCGTGTGGGTGCACTGCTTCGGCGTGCAAAGCTCGCATCTGACAAAAAGCTCACTATAGGCTCGTGCGTGCTCGATTACGATGCCGTGTCTATCTCTGTCGGCGGAGGCCCTTCGCAGACGATTCCGCAGAAGGAGTTCATGCTGCTTTTCAAGCTGCTCTCCTACCCTGACAAGATATTCACACGCCGTGAGCTGCTCGATGAGATATGGGGCATGGATCACGATGTTGATGAGAGAACTGTCGATGTTCACGTCAAGCGTGTCAGAGAGCGCTACCGTGACTGCGATGATTTTGAGATAGTCACAGTACGAGGACTTGGGTACAAGGCAAAGAAGCTCAAATAAGTTTCAGGTAACAGGCTATATTCAGGTAACAGGTTACAGGTGTGGTGCGCCTGCGGCGGATATTTTAAAGACCCCTCCGCCCCTTCGGGGCACCTCCCCTGTTAGGGGAGGCTATCTTTGCCTGTCTTAAATATCCCAAATAAACCGGTGGGCTTTTCAAAACAAGCAAAACAAGCAAATGGTTGTTTTGCTTTCCCAAAACAAGCAAAACAAGCTGTATATGTATATGTATATGTATATGTAAATGTAAATGCTAATGCATATGTAAATGTCAATGCAAATGACTATGTGAATGAAGACGAAGATGAAGACGTGAATGTCTCTTTTCGTCTTCTTTGTCTTCTTCGTCTTTTTTGTCGTCGTCAGGTCAGTAAGTCAGTTGTCTTTCTTTTGTCGGTCAGAGATATATTGACAGGAATGCTCAGATATAGTATAATAACATATGGAATAAATACCCAACATCCCACTTTCAAGGAGGAAAAATATGAAAAAGGCTATCATAACCACATTTGCAGCTCTTATAATGGCTGCTTCTCAGGCTTTGCCTGCGGCGGACACATTCACCGCTTTCACTTCGGACACTGCTGTGACAGCTCATGCTGCTGACTACACGCCTGCAAAGATAAACAGCCTGAGCGCCAAGGCCTCATACACCAAGGTCACACTCAGCTGGGCTGAGATATCAGGTGCAAACGGCTACAGGGTCTACATCTATGATGCAAAGACCAAAAAATACAAAAAGCTGACTACAATATCAGGCAGCAGCACCGCATCATACAAGGTGACAGGCCTGACCCCGGCAACAGGCTACAGATTCAAGGTAAGAGCCTACCGCAAGGTGAACGGCAAGACCTACTGGGGCAAGACCGCCGCTATAAGCGTCACCACCAAGAGCTATACGCCTGCACAGGTCAAGGGCGTGAGCGCAACTCCCTTTACAGATACGGCAGGGGCGCTCAGCTGGACAAAGGTCGCAAACGCCAACGGCTATCGGGTATATGTCTACAACACAGCCACTAAGAAATACAAAAAGGTCGCTACCGTTTCGGGCGGCGACAACACAAACTATGATATAACAGGTCTGAAAGCATTAACGAGCTACAGATACAAGGTAAGGGCATACCGCAAAGCAGGCGGAAAGACCTACTGGGGCAAGCCCAGCAAGGCGGTGACGCTTACCACCTATCATGAAGACAATTGGGGTGAAGTATACGGCCCCGATGATTGGGGCGTTTTACCTCCGGGAAATCCTGTGTATTAATAACTCACAAGCACCTACCCTCACAAGTAGGTGCTTATGTTTGCTATTTTCATATATATAGTATACCTGTATGTTTGTTGCATAGTAACTCAGCAAATATCCGTATGCTTTGCCGATTGCTTTTTTGGCTAAAATATGTTATCATATAGTTGAAGAAGAAGACAGCCTCCCCCGAAATGGGGAGGTGTCTCCCCGAAGGGGGATTTAGCCGGTGGATAGCTTACGACTTAGCTTCGAGAGTAGTCTCTCGTTATCCTACGGTACGGGTTGGGGGTGTGCAAGCCCTATGGTATAGCTTCAAGGATAGTCTCTCGTTAATCCTACGCTACGGTAGGGGGGCTTTCCGGTCGCCCCCCTGCTCCGGCTTCGCCTTCGCCACCCCCTTCGGGTGAATAGCCGAGGGTTTTGTTGAAATCGTCAGGCCAGCAGGCCGTATGGCCATATGCGCCGTCAGGCGCACCGCAACTGTTACCTGTTACCTGTAACCTGTTACCTGGCTTTAGAGAGTGGTGTATTTATGAGTAAAAAATCAGAAAAAAAGCGGCTTGCCGTGTCGCTGCAGTTCAAGCTGGCGGCAATGGTGTTCGGAATAATGGTGGTGTCGGCGTGTGTTTCGATAACGGTCATGATACTTATCTTTGCGCCTATAATGAGAAACAACGCACAGACGCAGATAGAGGCTGTCGGCTCGTCTATCAGGATACTCTCCGGCGAGGAGGCTGACATTTCCGACGAGGACGACCCGAAGAAGGAAAAGGACAAGGAAACAAAAGAATCCGCCTCGAAGAAGAAGAATGACTATACCGCTGACGAGATAGTCATGCTTACCACCAACAACGCATTCAGCGTCACCAAGATAGAGGAAGACTCAAAGGACTACAACAGATACAAGCTCGATATCGACGAGGCCGACGGCGAGATAATAAGTGTCAGCTCAAACGGCCTTTTCCCGAGCATCACCGCCTATATGAAGGTAAAGGACAGCTACTACCGGTTTGATTCCTTTACAAGCTCGGGTACTTACTGGGTGGCGAGCATAATTATCCTTGTATCCTTCCTTGCGGCTATCATAATGGGTACTATACTTACCGGTATCCTATCAAGGCTGATGCTGAAGCCGCTCGATGACCTGTCTGTCGCTACGGCGGAGATAACGAGAGGTAACTTCAGGGTGCAGGTGCCTGTGCCTAACAGCAAGGAGTACGCTCCCCTTATCAAGAGCTTTAATAAAATGGCGAAGGAGCTCGCAGGCATAGAAACGCTGCGCGGCGACTTTATCAGCAACGTTTCCCACGAGTTCAAGACACCGCTCGCATCTATCCAGGGCTTTGCAAAGCTCTTGCAGGACAAGAGCCTGGGCGAGGAGGAGCGTGCAGAGTACACCGAGATAATAATCGAGGAGACTACACGCCTTACCAAGCTCGCAGCTAATATCCTCAACCTCACAAGAGTTGAGAACCAGCAGACGATAGGCAAGAAAAAGCGCTTCTCGCTCGATGAGCAGATAAGAAAGATAGTGCTGATGCTCGAACACAGCTGGAGCAAGAAAGACATTGATATGCGCATAGAGCTTGACGACATATACTACGTCGGCAACGAGGAGCTCATGGCGCAGATATGGCAGAACATCATAAACAACGCCATAAAATTCACCCCCGAGGAGGGCGTTATCAGCGTTACCCTTGTAAGAGGCGAGAAGAATATCCTCTGCAAGATATTCAACAGCGGCCCTCAGATACCGCCGCAGGTCAAGGCGCATATTTTTGATAAATTCTACCAGGGCGACAAATCAAGAGCCACCGAGGGCAACGGATTAGGCCTTGCGCTTGTAAAGCGTGTGGTAGATCTCTGCAACGGCAGGGTGTTTGCCGAAAATGTTAAGGAAGGCGGCGTATGCTTCACAGTCGAGCTGCCGTATGTTATAGAGGACATGATGTAATGACAGACAGCGTAAGACACATATACATAGTACGCCACGGCGAGACGGACATGAACAAGGCAGAGCGCTTGCAAGGCCACATAGACTGCGAGCTCAATGACAAGGGCATAGCAGATGCCAGGGCATCATATGAGCTTTTCAAGGCGGCAGGCATCAGCTTTGATAAGGTGTATTCCTCTCCCCTTAAGCGTGCTGTGCAGACAGCAGAGATAATCTCCGGCGGCAGGCAGGTCTGCCCCGAGCCGCTGATAATAGAAATGGACTTTGGCAGCTACGAGGGGGTACACTACAGCGGCATAGACGAGCCGATGTGGGCATTCTTCCACGACCCGGAGCACGCCCCTGCCCCTGACGGAGTAGAGCCGACAGCTCACATGACAGAGCGCACAGGGCGCTTTATTGACCGGCTGCTTACAGAAGAAGACAAGAACGTGCTTATAGTCACCCACGGCATAGCCCTTCGCAGTCTGCTGTGGAACCTCTCCCCCGAGGAAGACAGAAGCAAGGTCTGGGGGGCAAAGATAACCAACTGCATAGTATATCATCTGACCGTCATAAACGGCGAGGTCGCATCGGTCGGCTACGACGACGGGCTTTCCGTCAAGGTCAAGGGCGACACGAGCGGAGCGTTCTGATGCAAGTGACAGGTGCATTTGCAATGCATAATGCATAATTGTGGTGTGCGGCTGCGCCGCTTATGCCCATTCGGGCAGAAACGCTGCGCTCAGTGAATAGTGAATAGTGAAAAATGAATAGTTGAGGTGCGGCAAAGCCGCATTTCCGAAGGGTCGAGGTAGCGCTTAGGCCGACAAGGTCGGCTCGAAAGCCCCTCGTGTACCCTATGGTAGCGAGAGAGCAGCCTTGAAGGAAAGCTGCCGTTGCGAAGGGGCGTGGGGGCGACCGCAAAGCCCCCACAATGTACCCTATGGGAGCGAGAGAGCCGCCTTTAAGGTAAACCTCTCCTACAGAATAGCTTCGAGGGTGGTCTCTCGCTATCCTCACGCTACAGTAGGGGGGCTTTCGCCACCCCTGCTCCGGCTTCGCCTTCGCCACCCCCTTCGGGGTGCAAACGCCGAGGGCTTTGCTGAAACCGTCCGACTGACAGGCCGATATGGCGCTCGTCTGCTTGCGCAGACAGCCAAGTTTCGCAAAGCGAAACTTGCAATAATCACCGCAGGCGCACCTTCATTATGCATTATGCATTATGCATTGTTAAAGCATTATGCATTACAAAAAGTGTGATATTTTACCTAAACATTAAGGCAACACCGCACGAAGATTGTGCGCAAATTGCGCAGTCAGCTTTTTCGTCAGATTGCACAGATTTTCCGAAGGAATACTACCGTATTTCAAGGAAAAAATGTGTAATATGACAGAAAAGATGCAAGTAAGTTGCGTACAAAGCCTTCAGGCGGTCTTTGTGCGGTGTTGCCTTAATACTCTCCCACCCCTGATTGACAATATCGGGAAAATGTGGTATAATGTATTGTTGTATGATCGGGCACCTCTGAAAACCCGAGTGAAAGGGGCAAGACAATGAAAGTAGTTATCATCGGTAACGGTAAGGTGGGCGGAAACCTCGCATCTACACTTGCAGAGGAAGGCCACAGTATCACCGTAGTCGATATAAAGGGCGAAGCCCTTAAAAGAATACAGAACAGCCAGGACGTTATGACTATCGAGGGCAATGGCGCTACTATAGACGTTCAGCGTGAGGCCGGTGTCGGCAAGTCAGGCCTGCTGATAGCAACGACCCCCTATGACGAGCTCAATATGCTCTGCTGCCTGCTCGCTAAGCGTCTGGGCTGCAAAAAGACTATATCACGAGTAAGAAACCCTGCCTATTACAGCCAGGTAGACGTAGTAAAGGACGAGCTGGGGCTGTCAATGGTCATAAACCCCGAGCTCACCACAGCTGAGGAGTTCGCACGAGTGCTCATATTCCCGACGGCTGCAAAGGTCGAGGTGTTTGAAAAGGGCAGGATAGAGCTTGTCGAGCACAAGCTCGCTGAGAATTCAACACTTGACGGGCTCTCGCTCGCTGAGATATACAAGAGGACTAACATCAGATTTCTTATCTGCGCTGTACAGAGAGATTCAAAGATATACGTGCCGACAGGTGATTTTATACTCCGTGCAGGCGACAGGATAAACATCGCCGCATCGCACAAGGATCTTGAGCGCTTTTTCAGAATGTGCGGCGCACTGAAGGACAAGATAAAGACAGTTATGATAGTCGGCGGCGGAAAGATATGCTACTACCTCTCACGCCAGCTTTTATCGCTGGGCATGAGGGTAAAGATAATCGAGCAGGACTACGCACGCTGCACACAGCTTGCCGAGCTGCTGCCAAAGGCCACAGTTATCCACGGCGACGGCACCGACCAGGATCTCTTGCAGGAGGAGGGCATCGACGATGCTGATTCCTTTGTTGCGATAACAGGCATCGACGAAGAAAACATCATCATGTCGCTCTACGCCAAGATAAACACGGGTGCCAAGGTAGTCACCAAGGTAAACCGTGACAGCTACGTTGACCTTGCCTCGCAGATAGGCCTTGACACGATAATCTCGCCAAAATACATCACCACGAGCAATATCTTGAGCTATGTACGCTCGCAGAGTGCAGCGCTTGACTCAAACATAGAATCCCTCTACCACCTCGTATCAAACAAGGTCGAGGCGATAGAATTCAAGGTGCGTGAGAACATTCCCGGCGTTGTGGGCATCAAGCTCGCATCTATGGCGCTTAAGAAGAACATTCTCATATGCGGCATCGTAAGAAAGCGTGACATCATTATCCCGAGCGGTATGGACACCATCGAGATAGGCGACAGTGTCGTAGTTGTCTGCAAGGAGCACCGCATCTCCGAGCTTAAGGACATTCTTGACAGAGGCTGACAACCAATGCATAATGCATAATGCATAATGCATAATTGTGGTGTCCTGCTTGCGCAGGACGTTATGCCCATTCGGGCGTGTTTGTCGGACGGTTTCAGCTAAATCGTAGGACGTGCTTCCGAAGGGTCGAGGTGGCGCATGAGCCGTCGAAGCCGGCTCGAAAGCCCCCCTACCGTAGCGTAGGGATAGTGAGAGAGCTTCCTTGAAGCTAAACCGCCGCTCATCAACTATTCACTATTCATTCTTCACTATTCACTATTCACTGAGCGCAGCGTTTCCGGCGGAGGGGTCTTAAAATACATCGCCGCAGGCGATACCTTAACTGTTAACTGATAACTGTTAACTATTAACTAACATAAACGGAGGAAGATCGTGAACAAGCAGCTTGTTTTCCATTATCTTTCAAAAATATTGCTTCTGGGCTCTTTGCTTTTCCTGCTGCCTATGGCAGTAAGCCTTTACTATGATGAAAAGGATACGGCAAAGATTTTCCTGATAGTCGGTATATGTACAGCTATCGCAGGCGTGCCGCTTACCGTTATCAAGCCTAAGAATAAGCATATGTATGACAGGGAAGCTCTTGTCATAGTGGCGCTTATGTGGGTGGTCTACCCGATTATAGGCGCTTTGCCCTTTTATATGAGCGGTGAGATACCGCACTTTGTAGATGCCGTGTTCGAGAGCGTTTCGGGCTTTACGACTACCGGCTCTACCATACTCACAAACGTCGAGGCACTTTCCCGTGGTATGCTTTTCTACAGAAGCCTTACCCACTGGGTCGGCGGTATGGGCGTTTTGGTGCTCGCTATAGCGATACTCCCATCGTCAAACGAGGCTCTGACCCTTATGCGTGCGGAATGTGCAGGCCCTCAGGTCGGCAAGATAGTTCCCAAGGGCAAGCTCTCTGCGGCTTACCTCTACATAATCTATGCTGTGCTTACGGCTATTACCATAGTTCTTCTCGTTATATGCGATATGCCGCTTTTTGACAGCGTGTGCCACGCAATGGGTACAGCCGGCACCGGCGGCTTCGGTATCAAGAACGACGGTATCGCCTACTACGACTCGGCATCTATTGATGCGGTAATAACCATAATGATGGCGCTTTTCGGTGTCAACTTCTCGCTTTACTACTTCATTCTTGCAAGAAGGCTCGGCGATGTGTGGAGAAACACCGAGATAAAGGTCTATGTCGGCATAATGGCCGTGGCTACAGGCCTTATAATGATAGACATAGCCCCCATATACCACAGCTTCAACAAGTGCTTAAGATACGCAGGCTTCCAGGTGTCATCTATTATGACATCAACAGGCTACGCAACGGCTGACTTTACGCAGTGGCCGGGATTTTCGCAGATGCTGCTCGTGATACTCATGTTCATAGGTGCCTGCGGCGGCTCGACAGGCGGCGGCTTCAAGGTCGCAAGAATAATCATTCTTTTTAAAAACGCCATAAGAACTATCCGCAAGATGCTCCGCCCGAACTCGGTAAACGTGGTAAAGAGCGACTCGAAGACTATGGACGTACAGATAGTCCACAGCGTACAGAACTACCTCTCTATCTACCTCGGGCTCATAATAGTGTCGCTTATCTTCGTAGCGACCGACAACGCAGATTTCTCGACGACATTCACATCAGTCGTGACCTGTATCAACAACATAGGTCCTGGTCTTAACCGTGTAGGCCCTATCGAGAATTTCTCGTTCTACTCTGACGTATCGAAGGTAACTCTCACCCTCGATATGCTCCTCGGCAGACTTGAATGTATGCCGATGATAATCCTTTTCTCCCCCACCGTATGGAGAAAGAACTTCTGATACCCCCCCAAGCCGCCTATATGGCGGCTTTGTCAGTTAACAGGAGAAACGCTGCGCTCAGTGAATAGTGAATAGTGAAGAATGAATAGTGAATAGTTGAGGTGTCGGCTTGCGCCGACGTATGGCCATTCGGCCTGTCAGTCGGACGATTTCAGCTAAATCGTAGGATATGCACCCGAAGGGGGTGGCGAAGGCGTAGCCGTAGCAGGGGTGGCGCATGAGCTGTCTGCGACAGCTCGAAAGCCCCCCTACCTGTAGCGTAAGATAAACAAAGGCCTTGCCGTGAGCTGAAATGCCCGAGTTGCTTACCTTCAAGGAAGCTCTCTTGTCATCATAGGCTACACCGAGGGGCTTTCGAGCCGACCTTGTCTGCTCATGCGCCACCTCGACCCTTCGGTCGCACGCCTTCGGCGGCTCTGGCCGAATGGGCATACGTCGGCGCCAGCCGACACCACAATTATGCATTATGCATTATGCATTGAAAAAGCATTATGCATTGAAAAAGCATTGTGCATCGAAAATTTGACCCAAAAGGAGTAACCATGAATATTTCCTACCTCCACGAGCCCGATGACCTGCGCTGTGGGCAGGCGGTGCTCGCTATGCTCACAGGGATAGATGTTGAAAAAGTGTCCGCTGAGCTTGATAACTTCAGAGAAACTGACCTTAAACAAATGAGATCCTACCTGCGCTCGCATGGCTTATGGATAAGCGATGCAAGAGTGCCCGTGCAGGATAAATCACAGCTCCCCCCTATCGCCGTGCTCAGCCTTGAAACTCCCCGCTGCTGGCACTGGTCGCTCTACTGCGAGGGAGTGTTCTATGACCCCGAACACGGCGTTATGGACGACTTCCCCGTTGCAGACCGAAAGTACTACTGGGAAGTCAAGGTTGACAGACAGGGCGGTTTGTGATAAAATAGCAGATAAAGAAACGCTATAAAAATGCATAATGCTTTTTCAATGCACAATGCATAATGCATAATGCATAATTGAGGTGTGCGGCTCACGCCGCTTATTGCAAGTTTCGCTTTGCGAAACTTGGCTGTCTGCGCAAGCAGACGAGCGCCATATCGGCCTGTTGGTCGGACGGTTTCAGCAAAGCCCTCGGCGTTTGCACCCCGAAGGGGGTGGCGAAGGCGAAGCCGGAGCAGGGGTGGCGCATGAGCCCACCCTACTGTAGCGTGAGATAAGAGAGAGACTACCCTTGAAGCTCTACTGCCTCCACCACACGCCCGAATGGGCATAAGCGCCGTCAGGCGCACCTTAACTGTTCACTGTTCACTATTAACTATTAACTAAAAACACCGGGGTGATATTATGAAAAAAACACTTGCACTGGCACTCGCACTTGTAATGACTCTCTCGCTGGCAGCGTGCGGCGATGATGAGGAAAGCAGCAGCAAAAAGAAAAAGGCTAAGAATTCAAGCTCGTCATCGGCGGTCGAGAGCTCGTCGCAGGAGGAGACTACGACAACCACCACGACCTCCGCTCCCGAGACTACCACGACGACAGAAACGACCACAACGGAGACTACCACCACAGTCACCGAGCCTGAAAAGGAATACAGTGTATCGGCTATCGTAGGCGACTGGTATATAGAAGGCGACCCGACGGCGGCTCACATCTCTGTCCACGAGGACGGAACGTTTGAGAGCTTCCTTGCTTCCGGCAGCCTTGAATACGAGGGCACCGTCAAAGCAGGGCATTATGACCTTGACGACGAAAACGGCGGCGAGGGGGATTATTTCTGCTTTGCCACAGATGACAAAGGTGAAAGCAGCTTTGCATTCTATGTTCCCTACACCGATGCGCAGGCAGTAGAGTTTACGACATCGGGCGCTGTAAAGCTCCATTTCCTGCCTGCGCAGGAGCCGTTCGAGATGCCCGAGGGTATGCCCTACAACTACTCGGCAACGCTCAACAAGTCAAACGGCATCGACCTGCACATCGAACCCAACGGCAAGTTCGAGGGGCTGTATCTTGACTATGA from Ruminococcus sp. NK3A76 includes these protein-coding regions:
- a CDS encoding response regulator transcription factor, whose translation is MFQILVVEDDASLRRLMSAALKQHGYTPYTANDGVEALDLLDKTNIDMIISDIMMPNMDGYELTRQLRRAGFNMPILMVTAKEAFEDKQEGFMAGTDDYMVKPIDINEMILRVGALLRRAKLASDKKLTIGSCVLDYDAVSISVGGGPSQTIPQKEFMLLFKLLSYPDKIFTRRELLDEIWGMDHDVDERTVDVHVKRVRERYRDCDDFEIVTVRGLGYKAKKLK
- a CDS encoding fibronectin type III domain-containing protein, which gives rise to MKKAIITTFAALIMAASQALPAADTFTAFTSDTAVTAHAADYTPAKINSLSAKASYTKVTLSWAEISGANGYRVYIYDAKTKKYKKLTTISGSSTASYKVTGLTPATGYRFKVRAYRKVNGKTYWGKTAAISVTTKSYTPAQVKGVSATPFTDTAGALSWTKVANANGYRVYVYNTATKKYKKVATVSGGDNTNYDITGLKALTSYRYKVRAYRKAGGKTYWGKPSKAVTLTTYHEDNWGEVYGPDDWGVLPPGNPVY
- a CDS encoding HAMP domain-containing sensor histidine kinase — its product is MSKKSEKKRLAVSLQFKLAAMVFGIMVVSACVSITVMILIFAPIMRNNAQTQIEAVGSSIRILSGEEADISDEDDPKKEKDKETKESASKKKNDYTADEIVMLTTNNAFSVTKIEEDSKDYNRYKLDIDEADGEIISVSSNGLFPSITAYMKVKDSYYRFDSFTSSGTYWVASIIILVSFLAAIIMGTILTGILSRLMLKPLDDLSVATAEITRGNFRVQVPVPNSKEYAPLIKSFNKMAKELAGIETLRGDFISNVSHEFKTPLASIQGFAKLLQDKSLGEEERAEYTEIIIEETTRLTKLAANILNLTRVENQQTIGKKKRFSLDEQIRKIVLMLEHSWSKKDIDMRIELDDIYYVGNEELMAQIWQNIINNAIKFTPEEGVISVTLVRGEKNILCKIFNSGPQIPPQVKAHIFDKFYQGDKSRATEGNGLGLALVKRVVDLCNGRVFAENVKEGGVCFTVELPYVIEDMM
- a CDS encoding histidine phosphatase family protein, with the translated sequence MTDSVRHIYIVRHGETDMNKAERLQGHIDCELNDKGIADARASYELFKAAGISFDKVYSSPLKRAVQTAEIISGGRQVCPEPLIIEMDFGSYEGVHYSGIDEPMWAFFHDPEHAPAPDGVEPTAHMTERTGRFIDRLLTEEDKNVLIVTHGIALRSLLWNLSPEEDRSKVWGAKITNCIVYHLTVINGEVASVGYDDGLSVKVKGDTSGAF
- the trkA gene encoding Trk system potassium transporter TrkA gives rise to the protein MKVVIIGNGKVGGNLASTLAEEGHSITVVDIKGEALKRIQNSQDVMTIEGNGATIDVQREAGVGKSGLLIATTPYDELNMLCCLLAKRLGCKKTISRVRNPAYYSQVDVVKDELGLSMVINPELTTAEEFARVLIFPTAAKVEVFEKGRIELVEHKLAENSTLDGLSLAEIYKRTNIRFLICAVQRDSKIYVPTGDFILRAGDRINIAASHKDLERFFRMCGALKDKIKTVMIVGGGKICYYLSRQLLSLGMRVKIIEQDYARCTQLAELLPKATVIHGDGTDQDLLQEEGIDDADSFVAITGIDEENIIMSLYAKINTGAKVVTKVNRDSYVDLASQIGLDTIISPKYITTSNILSYVRSQSAALDSNIESLYHLVSNKVEAIEFKVRENIPGVVGIKLASMALKKNILICGIVRKRDIIIPSGMDTIEIGDSVVVVCKEHRISELKDILDRG
- a CDS encoding TrkH family potassium uptake protein, with protein sequence MNKQLVFHYLSKILLLGSLLFLLPMAVSLYYDEKDTAKIFLIVGICTAIAGVPLTVIKPKNKHMYDREALVIVALMWVVYPIIGALPFYMSGEIPHFVDAVFESVSGFTTTGSTILTNVEALSRGMLFYRSLTHWVGGMGVLVLAIAILPSSNEALTLMRAECAGPQVGKIVPKGKLSAAYLYIIYAVLTAITIVLLVICDMPLFDSVCHAMGTAGTGGFGIKNDGIAYYDSASIDAVITIMMALFGVNFSLYYFILARRLGDVWRNTEIKVYVGIMAVATGLIMIDIAPIYHSFNKCLRYAGFQVSSIMTSTGYATADFTQWPGFSQMLLVILMFIGACGGSTGGGFKVARIIILFKNAIRTIRKMLRPNSVNVVKSDSKTMDVQIVHSVQNYLSIYLGLIIVSLIFVATDNADFSTTFTSVVTCINNIGPGLNRVGPIENFSFYSDVSKVTLTLDMLLGRLECMPMIILFSPTVWRKNF